From Scatophagus argus isolate fScaArg1 chromosome 2, fScaArg1.pri, whole genome shotgun sequence, a single genomic window includes:
- the LOC124050349 gene encoding uncharacterized protein LOC124050349 isoform X2 has translation MLLTEAGCVCLGFILLISGVQGQTSSICALKGSSVDLTCSPQHPTSPMKWYTVHRDGYAYVLNELAADGNRVTYNMSEENHPTLTIKDVRESDQNSYCCGEKTRPYSCGYDRIQLHVAELQVKVIPTKEGHTVTLMCSTSCPLTGNPAAYMWYKNREFLYQDWSPWYQQLVSSEEAVRYSCAIKGYEDLRAPEVSVDSVTSSCFKVTYAGGTMCSSQQTSVDEPCSITYPTGYVSSILNYTVSQCREASTGEI, from the exons ATGTTGCTGACAGAAGCTGGATGTGTTTGTCTGGGTTTCATCCTGCTCATCTCAG GGGTTCAGGGACAAACAAGCAGCATCTGTGCATTAAAAGGTTCATCAGTGGATCTGACCTGCTCACCTCAACATCCCACTTCACCCATGAAATGGTACACTGTACACCGGGATGGATATGCATATGTTCTGAATGAACTCGCTGCAGATGGAAATCGTGTAACGTACAACATGTCTGAAGAGAATCACCCAACTCTAACAATCAAAGATGTTAGAGAAAGTGATCAAAACAGTTATTGCTGCGGAGAGAAAACCCGGCCATATTCCTGCGGGTACGATCGGATTCAGCTGCATGTTGCAG agctgcaggtgaaggTGATTCCCACCAAAGAGGgacacacagtaacactgaTGTGTAGCACCAGCTGTCCTCTGACTGGAAACCCTGCAGCCTACATGTGGTACAAGAACAGAGAGTTTCTCTATCAGGACTGGTCTCCCTGGTACCAACAGCTGGTCAGCAGTGAGGAAGCAGTCAGATACTCCTGTGCTATCAAAGGCTACGAGGATCTCAGAGCCCCTGAAGTCTCAGTGG attctgtCACATCAAGCTGCTTTAAGGTGACCTATGCTGGAGGCACAATGTGTTCTTCTCAGCAGACATCAGTGGATGAGCCCTGCTCCATCACATATCCAACAGGTTACGTTTCCTCTATCCTGAATTATACAGtcagccagtgtagagaagccagtacaggagaaatatga
- the LOC124050349 gene encoding uncharacterized protein LOC124050349 isoform X1, with the protein MLLHLLIRKLKDSTAMLLTEAGCVCLGFILLISGVQGQTSSICALKGSSVDLTCSPQHPTSPMKWYTVHRDGYAYVLNELAADGNRVTYNMSEENHPTLTIKDVRESDQNSYCCGEKTRPYSCGYDRIQLHVAELQVKVIPTKEGHTVTLMCSTSCPLTGNPAAYMWYKNREFLYQDWSPWYQQLVSSEEAVRYSCAIKGYEDLRAPEVSVDSVTSSCFKVTYAGGTMCSSQQTSVDEPCSITYPTGYVSSILNYTVSQCREASTGEI; encoded by the exons ATGCTGTTACACCTCTTGATTAGAAAGCTGAAGGATTCAACAGCCATGTTGCTGACAGAAGCTGGATGTGTTTGTCTGGGTTTCATCCTGCTCATCTCAG GGGTTCAGGGACAAACAAGCAGCATCTGTGCATTAAAAGGTTCATCAGTGGATCTGACCTGCTCACCTCAACATCCCACTTCACCCATGAAATGGTACACTGTACACCGGGATGGATATGCATATGTTCTGAATGAACTCGCTGCAGATGGAAATCGTGTAACGTACAACATGTCTGAAGAGAATCACCCAACTCTAACAATCAAAGATGTTAGAGAAAGTGATCAAAACAGTTATTGCTGCGGAGAGAAAACCCGGCCATATTCCTGCGGGTACGATCGGATTCAGCTGCATGTTGCAG agctgcaggtgaaggTGATTCCCACCAAAGAGGgacacacagtaacactgaTGTGTAGCACCAGCTGTCCTCTGACTGGAAACCCTGCAGCCTACATGTGGTACAAGAACAGAGAGTTTCTCTATCAGGACTGGTCTCCCTGGTACCAACAGCTGGTCAGCAGTGAGGAAGCAGTCAGATACTCCTGTGCTATCAAAGGCTACGAGGATCTCAGAGCCCCTGAAGTCTCAGTGG attctgtCACATCAAGCTGCTTTAAGGTGACCTATGCTGGAGGCACAATGTGTTCTTCTCAGCAGACATCAGTGGATGAGCCCTGCTCCATCACATATCCAACAGGTTACGTTTCCTCTATCCTGAATTATACAGtcagccagtgtagagaagccagtacaggagaaatatga